In Streptomyces sp. NBC_00091, the following proteins share a genomic window:
- a CDS encoding ABC transporter substrate-binding protein, with translation MLRQSHISRRIAAVTVSLVLAGGAAACGPKGAADRSGDGSGGKPGAAGAPQKGGTLTVLNNEPQSDFDPARLYTSGGGNVPSLVFRTLTTRNREEGAAGAKVVPDLATDLGRPNADATEWTYTLKDGLKYEDGSPITTADIKYAIERSFAAELSGGAPYLRDWLIGGETYEGPYKDGGKGLDSIVVPDAKTIVFKLRKPEGEFPFLATQTQFAPVPKAKDTGVKYEEHPLSSGPYKVAKNTNDGETLLLERNEHWDESSDPERKAYPDRIDVRSGLDAAVINQRLSTSSGPDAAAVTTDTNLGPAELAQIGDNKELAGRVGTGHFGYVNYLAFNPKVAPFDNPKVRQAISYAINRTSVINAAGGSALAEPATTFLPEREAFGHTPYDHFPAGKTGNPAKAKELLKEAGFPDGLTVTLTHSNAQNRQTSPEVATAVQQALAAAGITVKLEGLENNAFNERRWDAKNTPGFFLSRWGADWPSGGPFLAPIFDGRQIVTNGSNYNHAQLNDPAVNTEIDEIAKLTDLAAAGKRWGALDKKTGEQALDVPLFHPVYKRLVGKDVKNVVISDWTGVLDISQVSVK, from the coding sequence ATGCTCCGTCAGTCCCACATATCGCGCCGCATCGCCGCGGTCACCGTCAGCCTCGTACTGGCCGGGGGCGCCGCGGCGTGCGGGCCCAAGGGTGCGGCGGACCGGTCCGGCGACGGATCCGGCGGCAAGCCCGGCGCTGCGGGCGCCCCGCAGAAGGGCGGCACCCTGACCGTCCTCAACAACGAGCCGCAGAGCGACTTCGACCCGGCCCGGCTCTACACCTCGGGCGGCGGAAACGTTCCCTCGCTGGTCTTCCGCACCCTGACCACCCGCAACCGCGAGGAAGGCGCGGCCGGCGCCAAGGTGGTGCCCGACCTGGCCACCGACCTCGGCAGGCCCAACGCGGACGCCACCGAGTGGACGTACACGCTCAAGGACGGCCTCAAGTACGAGGACGGCAGCCCGATCACCACCGCCGACATCAAGTACGCCATCGAGCGCTCCTTCGCCGCCGAACTGTCGGGCGGCGCCCCCTACCTGCGGGACTGGCTGATCGGCGGGGAGACCTACGAGGGCCCGTACAAGGACGGCGGCAAGGGCCTCGACTCCATCGTGGTGCCGGACGCGAAGACCATCGTCTTCAAACTCCGCAAGCCCGAGGGCGAGTTCCCCTTCCTCGCCACCCAGACGCAGTTCGCCCCCGTGCCCAAGGCCAAGGACACCGGCGTGAAGTACGAGGAGCACCCCCTGTCCTCCGGCCCGTACAAGGTCGCCAAGAACACCAACGACGGCGAGACCCTGCTGCTGGAACGCAACGAGCACTGGGACGAATCGAGCGACCCGGAGCGCAAGGCCTACCCGGACCGGATCGACGTCCGCTCCGGGCTCGACGCGGCCGTCATCAACCAGCGGCTGTCCACCAGCTCCGGCCCGGACGCCGCCGCCGTGACCACCGACACCAACCTGGGCCCCGCCGAACTCGCCCAGATCGGCGACAACAAGGAACTGGCGGGCCGCGTCGGCACCGGCCACTTCGGCTACGTCAACTACCTGGCCTTCAACCCGAAGGTCGCCCCCTTCGACAACCCGAAGGTCCGCCAGGCCATCTCGTACGCCATCAACCGCACCAGCGTCATCAACGCCGCCGGCGGCTCCGCGCTGGCCGAGCCGGCCACCACCTTCCTGCCCGAGCGCGAGGCCTTCGGCCACACGCCCTACGACCACTTCCCGGCCGGCAAGACGGGCAACCCGGCCAAGGCCAAGGAGCTGCTGAAGGAGGCGGGCTTCCCCGACGGGCTCACCGTCACCCTGACCCACTCCAACGCGCAGAACCGCCAGACCAGCCCCGAGGTCGCCACCGCCGTGCAGCAGGCCCTCGCCGCCGCCGGGATCACCGTCAAGCTGGAGGGCCTGGAGAACAACGCCTTCAACGAGCGCCGCTGGGACGCCAAGAACACCCCCGGCTTCTTCCTGTCCCGCTGGGGCGCCGACTGGCCCTCCGGCGGTCCCTTCCTCGCCCCGATCTTCGACGGCCGGCAGATCGTCACCAACGGCTCCAACTACAACCACGCGCAGCTGAACGACCCCGCCGTGAACACCGAGATCGACGAGATCGCCAAGCTCACCGACCTCGCGGCGGCCGGCAAGCGCTGGGGCGCCCTCGACAAGAAGACCGGCGAACAGGCCCTCGACGTACCGCTCTTCCACCCGGTCTACAAGCGGCTCGTCGGCAAGGACGTCAAGAACGTCGTCATCAGCGACTGGACCGGCGTCCTCGACATCTCGCAGGTCTCCGTCAAGTGA
- a CDS encoding Ms4533A family Cys-rich leader peptide: MSHRHTTVASAAFELALLGVAGHSVADISCC, encoded by the coding sequence ATGTCGCACCGCCACACCACCGTCGCGAGCGCCGCTTTCGAGCTGGCGCTCCTCGGTGTGGCCGGGCACAGCGTGGCCGACATCTCCTGTTGCTGA
- a CDS encoding DUF3152 domain-containing protein, producing the protein MGRHSRKAPAPARPQPAPVAPEPDPEPEPYAQAYAPPAYEHQPYGHQPYERQAYEPLPYQRQAYEPQAYDTDLYAPDPYEPAPYAQPPGSHRSAEPTVGHQGYAPPVRPGGHPEQREAGGAWGAGPAQARAQAPAPAAVYGDWRGVPRTAADSPPPAPRDPLTSTGSHRRVPGPRTPEAPAAPEAARGTKFRTYTGMAAAAVTTVLAVVVAGQVATENDSADGGARAAGDDAPQRTQADRSPASRSDGRPTPASPPPAAPAAQPPTYEQQMAQQLPIDAKLTGPGTFDTVAGIAKAPGKGKRVRYRVDVEQGLGMDPQLFADAVQRTLNDPRSWAHGDAMTFERVPGGEADFVITLASPGTTGVWCAKSGLDTTVDNVSCDSASTERVMINAFRWGQGSQTFGADQMLAYRQMLINHEVGHRLGHGHVSCQTPGALAPIMQQQTKSLDIDNIRCRPNPWVFPGS; encoded by the coding sequence GTGGGACGACATAGTCGCAAGGCCCCCGCCCCCGCCCGTCCTCAGCCGGCGCCCGTGGCGCCGGAGCCGGATCCGGAGCCGGAGCCTTACGCGCAGGCGTACGCGCCACCGGCGTACGAACACCAGCCTTACGGACACCAGCCTTACGAGCGGCAGGCCTACGAGCCGCTTCCCTACCAGCGGCAGGCGTACGAGCCCCAGGCCTACGACACCGATCTGTACGCGCCCGATCCGTACGAGCCCGCCCCCTACGCGCAGCCGCCGGGCAGCCACCGGTCCGCCGAGCCCACCGTCGGCCACCAGGGGTACGCGCCCCCGGTCCGCCCCGGCGGCCATCCCGAGCAGCGCGAAGCGGGCGGCGCCTGGGGCGCCGGCCCGGCGCAGGCGCGGGCGCAGGCCCCGGCGCCCGCCGCCGTCTACGGCGACTGGCGCGGCGTCCCCCGCACCGCGGCGGACTCCCCGCCGCCCGCCCCGCGCGACCCGCTCACCTCGACCGGCTCCCACCGCCGGGTGCCCGGCCCCCGCACGCCCGAGGCGCCCGCGGCCCCCGAGGCCGCCCGCGGCACGAAGTTCCGTACGTACACCGGGATGGCCGCGGCGGCCGTCACCACCGTGCTGGCCGTCGTCGTCGCCGGCCAGGTGGCCACCGAGAACGACTCCGCCGACGGCGGCGCCCGCGCCGCCGGGGACGACGCCCCCCAGCGGACCCAGGCCGACCGGTCCCCCGCCAGCCGCTCCGACGGCCGTCCCACCCCCGCCTCCCCGCCGCCCGCCGCCCCGGCCGCGCAACCGCCGACGTACGAGCAGCAGATGGCGCAGCAGCTGCCCATCGACGCGAAGCTCACCGGCCCGGGGACCTTCGACACCGTGGCCGGCATCGCCAAGGCCCCGGGCAAGGGGAAACGGGTGCGCTACCGGGTCGACGTGGAGCAGGGCCTGGGCATGGACCCCCAGCTGTTCGCCGACGCCGTGCAGCGCACCCTCAACGACCCGCGCAGCTGGGCCCACGGCGACGCGATGACCTTCGAGCGGGTACCGGGCGGCGAGGCCGACTTCGTGATCACCCTGGCCAGTCCCGGGACCACCGGCGTCTGGTGCGCGAAGTCCGGGCTGGACACCACCGTCGACAACGTCTCCTGCGACTCCGCCAGCACCGAGCGAGTGATGATCAACGCCTTCCGGTGGGGCCAGGGTTCGCAGACCTTCGGCGCGGACCAGATGCTCGCCTACCGGCAGATGCTCATCAACCACGAGGTCGGACACCGGCTCGGACACGGGCACGTGAGCTGCCAGACCCCGGGCGCCCTCGCGCCGATCATGCAGCAGCAGACGAAGTCCCTCGACATCGACAACATCCGCTGCCGCCCCAACCCCTGGGTCTTCCCCGGGAGTTGA